A window of the Oscillospiraceae bacterium NTUH-002-81 genome harbors these coding sequences:
- a CDS encoding radical SAM mobile pair system MarR family transcriptional regulator: MEMNGGFLVTKIKQLGDRIFEKILSEKNIDAFNGAQGRILYVLWQEDGISIRSLSVKCGLAITSLTTMLERMEHQGLISRVQSETDKRKTLLFLTEKAHALKGEYDSVSDEMGSIYYKGFSEEEITRFEECLDRIRKNLEEWQKS; the protein is encoded by the coding sequence ATGGAAATGAATGGAGGATTTCTTGTCACAAAAATAAAACAGCTTGGGGACCGGATTTTTGAGAAGATTCTCAGCGAAAAGAATATTGATGCGTTCAATGGAGCCCAGGGGCGCATTCTTTATGTGCTGTGGCAGGAGGATGGAATCTCGATCAGGTCACTCTCGGTCAAATGCGGATTAGCGATAACATCTCTTACGACGATGCTGGAAAGAATGGAACATCAAGGACTGATAAGCCGTGTTCAGTCTGAAACGGACAAAAGGAAAACACTCCTGTTTCTGACTGAGAAAGCACATGCCTTAAAGGGCGAGTACGATTCTGTATCTGATGAGATGGGCAGCATTTACTACAAGGGTTTTTCAGAGGAAGAAATTACCCGGTTTGAGGAATGCCTCGACCGCATCAGAAAGAATCTTGAGGAGTGGCAGAAGTCATGA
- a CDS encoding VanZ family protein, translating to MYRIYSALIEIVAAAVFIIPIWCIYNKLCFHSWKRTIIYMVFGFYFTAVLALVGFPNIASLKIDFAVNVIPFLDMVSDFINACLNILLFVPFGFFLPILWDKFRNIKNIALMGFIATSLIEISQIFTFRTSDINDIITNTVGTIIGYFIVHRITDNFTKRIFSNSKMGDFYIICVSVALIMFFLQPFISSLLWEMVL from the coding sequence ATGTATAGAATATATAGTGCACTTATCGAAATTGTTGCGGCAGCTGTTTTTATAATTCCTATTTGGTGCATATATAACAAGTTATGTTTTCATAGCTGGAAACGAACTATTATTTATATGGTATTTGGGTTTTATTTTACTGCAGTCTTAGCACTTGTAGGCTTTCCTAATATAGCATCTCTGAAAATTGATTTTGCAGTGAACGTTATCCCGTTTTTGGATATGGTTTCGGATTTCATTAATGCTTGTTTGAATATACTTTTATTTGTTCCATTTGGTTTCTTTTTGCCGATATTGTGGGATAAATTTAGAAACATTAAAAATATTGCCTTAATGGGATTTATAGCTACAAGTTTAATTGAAATATCACAGATTTTTACTTTTAGAACGAGTGATATAAACGATATTATTACAAATACTGTTGGTACTATAATTGGATATTTTATTGTACATAGGATAACTGATAATTTTACGAAGCGAATCTTTTCAAATTCAAAAATGGGTGACTTTTACATAATATGTGTATCTGTAGCACTTATTATGTTCTTCCTTCAACCATTTATTTCATCATTGTTATGGGAAATGGTGCTGTAA